The nucleotide sequence ATTAATGGAAAAGGACAAATAGATGGTCCTTGTTTCAGTTGAGATGCAATTAAAAACGATACATCAAATAATGGCGATTGCAATAGTTCTACGAGAGTGGTTGGCAAGCAAATATCAATGTGAAATCATCATCTTTAATATAGTTCCTCTCACGCTGCAACAACATGGAACGGGGTGATCACGTAACTAATTGATTAATTCGATTGGTTGTTTTATGAGGAGACCACACTTTCCATTAAGACGTAGCTGTTGGGGGACTACTTGCTCTTCCAATAACTCCAACTTAATGAGTCTAAGTTAAGCTAACAAATCTATCAAGTCAATGGTTGGAGTACTTTAAAGATGATAGAGAGGTTTGAGATGAGCATGGTTAATGCACCGTGAAGCTTGAGTGGAACTTTAACAATTGTGCGATGGAGCACAGGATACGGTCAAAAAATCATCACAATCATCATTAAACCTTGTTGGAACTTTATCAATCTGAATTAAGAAACAAAATGAATTTGACCTTCTTGGGATCATCCTCTTTGAAGATGTGTTATGCTGGTCCTGTGGTCCATAGGCAACCAAGCACCACAGCACTGTCAAGGTTTAGAAGAGCTAATGGAATGGGCACTTAAATTGACTATACACCTAACACAACACCACTGATTACTGCAAAGAACCTAAGCTCAAACCAGGGAAGTTCAACTGTCGCACGCATCATCTGTATCTCTTGATGAAGGTTGTTCTGTCTTGTTTATGGTAACATATACTCTACAGCGCGTGACCAATCTTGCACAATCTTTCTCTGTGGTCTTCCTGCACTGGTTCTATGTTTTCCAAGATGTTTGTGCTAAGAACTGATTGCTGGAGCCTGCAGTTTTCCAAGATGTTCCGCCAAAATAAACAGCTGAAAAGGATGTTGTTTGCCATAAAACACCAATTTTTGATGGCTAGCCGAAGAAACTGTCCGATCTAATTGCGGAGGTGGACAAGCTAGCGCTGAAGAAGGAGAACAGCCAAGTCTTCACACTCTTGAGCACCAGTCGGCACGCGAAGCAACAGCATCAGCAGCAACATGGCCATGTGTGATGGATCTTAACTTAATGGAGAGCTTCACAAGTTCATCGAATACGAGAGAGGTGAGGCAATTTACTATAGCTTCGGCCAACAATGGAGTTAATGTCACTCAATAAATTCGAAGGAAATTCTTCTTTACTACAAACTCATTAGATCACTCTCCACGGGGCTCTGGATCTGTCTCGTCAAGGAGTTGGACAGGCAGTGAGTTTGCTTGTGCGAATGCCACCTCCTTACGCGTGTCTCGCGACGTTGGCACGTGGCTACAGGCCGAAGGCTCATCGCTGCTTCGTAGGAGAAAAGATAAAGTTAAAGAATGGAAGCATTATTGCGTTGACgtattttacatgtatatttatttatatatagatgaATCGATGTGCGTTATGATCGTATGGCGTCTGGCAGTGTCATTCTCCTTCTTTCTTCCTCCGGCAGCTTTGTAAGAGGCCGATCTTGTTCGATATGTCCTAGCAACGAAATGACACGGAGGCCGAAGATGATGATATCGTCGTTACGGTACGGGAAGCAGCTGCAACGACGGCGACAGCTGAGGGCGGAGCTGCCAGAGTCGGTTTGGAAGCCAGGAGAGGATCATAGAGATGAAGAACTAAAAgtgggggaggaggaggaggaggaggagctgaTGGAGATGGAAGAGGCGGCGATCACGGCGGGACGCGACGATGGAAGGGAGCCGGATGATTACGATCGGAGGGCGCGCATCTTTCAACAGAGTGCGAGGCTGGTTCAGGCACGCAAAGGTCCGCCGCCACCGCGGGAGCAATTGTAACAGAGATGTTTTGGAGTAATTTAGGGAATCATTGGATGCGTTTCACACTCGTTGCTTGGTGGGCCATTAAGTTAAGTCCTTGGTTTGTAACGGGCCACGGCCCAAATCAATCCCAGTGGTCCGCTCCTTAGGGTTGCCCTTCTTTTTCTCCCCTATGCTATATATAAACACAACGAGCCGTCGTCTCCTCCTCCTTGCTGGTTTTCGGCGTCGATTTCTTGCTTTGTCTTCGCCGCAGCGATGGGCCGACGTAAGTCTCGGTTTTCTTCTCATTTACAGATGCCTTGTATATGTTCCACCGTGTCATGGTCATACGATCGATGCGTAATTTTCTTCGGTTGGTTTAGATTATGGTCGTTCGATCGATGCCTTAATCTTCTTCACTTGGTTTAGATTCATAAGTTTATTTATGTATGATCTCCTTTAGTGGCGCGTTCGATTTGTTTTCCTGTTTTCCCTGTTTTTGTGTGAGATTTTTTATGACATAGTTCAATTTTGTTACTTCTCAGTTGTTTCCATTGGGCTGTTCGTCTATTTCGTTAGTTTCAGTTATATTTTGTTAGAATAAGTTGAACGAATacatgtgttgtattgattaaatttttgtgTCGTTGTTGTTAGGTCTATTCAGAATTTTTAAcaataaatatccttaaaataaCTAACTTTCTAAATCTGCATTGCATATTTGAAGGCAAAATCGAATATTGTTGTGAAGATCTTGTAGATCTCCATTTTTATTGACTAGTTGTTTCATTCCCTTTAGGTGCCTCTGAATATCCCGAAGCTCACTATATAATCTACtgtcattatttttttaattgttcGAATGGTTTTTCTTCACCCCCAGGACCTGCACGTTGTTATCGTCAGATCAAGAACAAACCCTATCCTAAATCTCGCTATTGCCGTGGTGTTCCTGATCCCAAGATTAGGATCTATGACGTTGGAATGAAGAAGAAAGGGGTTGATGAGTTTCCCTTTTGTGTTCATCTAGTGAGTTGGGAAAAGGAAAATGTTTCAAGTGAAGCTCTGGAGGCTGCCCGCATTGCATGTAACAAGTACATGACGAAGTTTGCGGGGAAGGATGCTTTCCACCTGCGAGTGAGAGTCCACCCATTCCATGTCCTGCGAATCAACAAAATGCTTTCTTGTGCTGGAGCTGATAGACTCCAGACTGGTATGAGGGGGGCCTTCGGGAAGCCACAAGGGACATGTGCTAGGGTAAGTATTGGTCAGGTGCTTCTCTCTGTTCGTTGCAAGGACAACAATAGCCAAAATGCCCAAGAAGCATTGCGCCGTGCCAAGTTCAAGTTCCCCGGCAGGCAGAAGATAATTATTAGTGGGAAATGGTGAGTGTTAGAAAGAGATTCTAAAAATTAACACTTCAATTTTGATAATGACTCATTTGTATATagattccatgttttagttataATGACTAAAGTCTTTGTTCTTTACTCCTGAGTTAGTCAACTCTAAGTCTACATTGCTTGTTGATTAACAGGGGTTTCACTAAGTTTAGCCGCAATGACTATGTGAAGTGGAAGAGCCAGAACAGAATTGTACCAGATGGAGTCAATGCCAAGGTATCTTCTATTACAGAAAAATGTCATGCACATTATGCCACGAATCAGCATATTACTACGCAGCCTATGCGGCATCATTTAGTTGTGTTTGTTCATTTGTGGTTCTTAATTGTTCCATTGCATAAACAACTTGCATCCGTGGATATGTGCTCTGCAGTTGTAAGAGATGGTTGTcatgaaaattaaaatatatatatttttttcgatTGTGCAGTTACTTGGTTGCCACGGGCCACTTTCCAAACGTCAACCTGGAAGAGCATTCTTACAATCCGCTTTTGCTGAAGCTTCTTAAGAATGTTCCTATGGGGGGTAAGCTTCATGTCTCTCTCGATTATTCTCATTTGTCTGCTTAGTTTTGTCAGCATTCTACCAGTTGTTACATTGTGTTACTCTTGGGTATGTAATAACTCTTTATTTCGTGGCAATTTAATTTTCAGTACTTGACTAAGTAATTCAATGAGTCTACTATAACAAGGTCGAACCGTACCTTTGCTTAATTCACCTTTTAAATATTTGCACTGTGCATGAATCAAGGATCCTTGCATGTGAACCAGGCGTATTTTTTTAGGCAAATAAAGCGCATCGAGCATTTTCAATTGGTTTCCTCACTATCCTTTTGTTTTTTTACCTCCTTTCAAGTCTGAATATCTGTGACAAAATTCATTCTAACCCATAGTTCTTTTGTATTTAAGaagttgattttatttttttcctctttCTACTTGCATGAACATTAGTTGAATACCCATGCCAGATCCACTCATCCACTGTATGGTCTTGGACATCACTCAGTGAGCATCAAcgtcaatttttttaatttaaaatgtaTAATTTAGTATAAAAAATTATCTCTCACTTCTATAATATTACTTTTCTattcaaaataattaatttagataaaaaattattttattaagttgagatattcatttttcaatgtattatttattagtttttttattttttattctcttCTAGATGTTTAGGaaatgaaatttattttttaaataaatagaaatattgttcataaatatataatttagagaatagaaatgataatttatataaaaataaaatttttaaataaaatatctgaTGTGGATGTATTAGGTATTTAAGTAGGAAGGGAAGGGACACTTCAACTCATCCCTTTTGTCCTCTCCACTTGGTGGGTACGTTTTGCTCAGCTAGCTTGCAGATCAATTGGTTTAATTGGTTCCTTTAACattaaatctagcatgcccaACCAATTGACATGATTGTATATGTTCATATCGATTCAATCAATTGTGTTTATTTAAGAATAAAATAAACGAAAAGAGCATATAATTTATTTTTGCAATCAATTAATTATGCAGATCTCAAAGTATATTTAGCAAATATCTTCCTTCATGCTATACATTTAGATTTAATCAAGCGATGGCTGATGGCCAACATCGTTTCACATTATCAGCTGTAGTCGAACAACTTATGGAATGGATAGTACGGAGAATCACCCTCCTGCAAATCCCCAAAACTAGTGTGAGAATCTGAGTCCTGATAAAACTACTACCTACAACTAAACGAGTATACAACCACTGATTAACATGCTATCAGTTTCTCTataatattttactttattaagttcagatattatttttttactatCGTATATcagctattttaaaattttaagataagaTAGTGGgatgtaaatatttttttttatctaaaatataaaatttaagataaattttgtATTTAGAGAAGTTGACAGCGATGCTCTGAGATATGAGAATATTATGCCTAAGCAGTTGCATTACTCAGAAGCTGACATCCTTAAAACAAAGGCACGATGATGTATACTCACTAGCTCATCTATTTGAGAAACCTGTTCATTCTGTGCTTCATAGTAACTTGAATATTGTGACCAGGATGACTTGTAGGGTTCAACCTGAATAGGTTCTGCTTGCTCGTAATACTCTTGTTGAGTGTAGTAGTAAGTATCTTCTGAATTGGTAAAATTTTCACCTTGACCGCCAACGGATGAATACTGCTGAATGCAGAGGGCAATAGCATACCcacaattattttaattttgtgaaGAGAATAGGAAAGGCTAAAACTTACATAATATGGAGATGCGGGATGCTAATTCACAAAATGCACATAGAAACCAGGTTCGAGATTAGTACTTACCCAATTCCATTTTGGAGTTTCTTCCTCGTTGCCATCGTAGTGACCTTGATTATAAGACCACGAGGGCTCATAAGGGCGGAGCTCAACATAATCAGGTTGTTCCCAGGAGTACCTCTTATAGGTAGAGCCTGAACTGTGAAAGAAATCGCCTGCTTCCCTTTGAGTATCATTGTGCGAGGAACTCTGGAAAATAGTCAACAATTTGAAAGTCAGTTAAACAAGGAGTTATATAACTAATTCGTGACTTTTCCGTTTTTACAAAGAAAGTCGATGTCAGATGTGTTTGAAAGATTAATTCTCTACTCACCCACTCGGACTTTGGGAATGCTGACTCCTGATAAGCCTCAGAGTAACTCGACTTCTGATACCAATCTGTTTCGATTGGCTCGACTTGAAGATGCAGTGGCTGCTCATAGTGGTGCCTATTGTAAGCAATGGAAGGGCTTCCAAAGAATGCACCAACATAATCACTGTCGTTAAATTGCTGCATGAAGAGGAACAAAATCACTACCATTCGCAAGCAACAAGCACCACAAGAGGATCATGCATTAACAAAACAAGTTAATGATTCAGGGTCAAGGTACACTGCTTACCGAGCGATGATGTGATTGAACTTGATAACCCTCATGATAGTTCACTTTCTGATGCCACACGGAATCATTGGGATCAATCTCCACATGAAGGGCCTTCTCGGCGTAGTGCCTATCATAGGCAAGAACAGGATTTCCATACCCATGCTTCTCTGCTGTACCACTGTAGCATGATGACCACTACACAAACAAGAAAAAATTGGAATTACAACCATCCAAAATAGTCACTTCCACCATCAAATTAGGGATTCAATATGCGTTCAACGGCCTCCAAATGCACTTAACCCTATGCCAAGAAGTTCCAGATCAAGCAAAATTAGGGATTTCATGCAAAGTCGAGGAACAATTGATTTCACGAACAGGCTAGATTGTAATCGAGAAGGAAGGTTTCCAACTCACATGGTGGTGATCCTCAGGGCGGGTATCGTGATACTCCACCCTCTCAACAGGCGCCGGTGGGACCTCAACCAGAACGGACTCTGCGCCATGGAGCTTCTTGTTGGCGTAGATAGGGATCCCATAGCTATCGACTCCGATCCTCCTCTCCCCGTACCCTTCTGCGTGACCGAAGAGGTAATCCAGCGCGCGCCTCCACCCGTTCCAGCCGTCGCCGCCCTCGGGGACGGCGTAGGCCTGGCGGTTGTCCCAGTCGGTGAAGGGCCAGCTCCGGAAGAGGTCGGGGGAGGGGAAGGGTCCCGCGGGGTGGGGATCGGGGAATCCTCCAAGGTACGAGGggcgaggaggagagggaggaggagagggcggGGAAACAGGCGAGGTGGAGATAGGGTAGCAGATGGCGGAGGAAGGCGGGAGGGGGTCGCCGTAGGTGAGGGCGATGTCGTAGCCGCCGCGATACGGGTGGGGGTTGTACTCGGGGAAGTCGTCGTCGTCGGTGGCGGACGCCATGGATGCGGAATCGGAGCGAATGATTGAGGAGGGCGGCAGCAGCAGCAGTAGTAATCGCAGTAACAAACATTGGGGCTTGTTTGATGGGGATGGTGGAGTAGAAGACACAAAATTATCGTACGGTTGATGAGAAACGCCATGGAATGAAAGAGCAGGCGGCGTCTGGTTGTGCGCGGTGGCGTGATGGGTCGATAAGTCTCTTTCGAGGGAAAGGCCGAAGGGGACGGCCAATTAAGCGCTACGGTGCAGCGGATGCAGCGACGCCATCACATGCGTGGGGACCGGGGGACGAGTGGCCTGGTCCAGTCCTAAAAACGCTTTGATAGTTATGTAACTTCTATGCAAAGCTTTGGTGTCGATTAAAAATACAAAATGTGGAGTTGACGATGCTTGATTTGCCTGCAACTTGGCTGGGAGTGAGACGGATCCCTGTGGGCTTGCGTGAACATAAAGAGCGGCACGTCCAGCCTGCCCTGGACGCCTAGCGCGGTCCATGGCTAGTTTGTGGTGTTAGATGACAAACATGAGGCCGTCCATCGCTAGTTTGTGGTGTTAGATGGAAAACATGGGGCAGGGATCCTGTTTATTCATTAATTAGATGGCTAAATTCCACCTGTTAAATAAATGAGATTCAATTCatccaattaataaataaataggaTCTCTTTTGGTCCAAAAAAATTATAGATCAGAAGACTTGACCTCGAAAATATGAGAGGCAGTTCAGATCCTTTGATCTGCGAAATAGGAATAAGAGGATGAGCCACATGAAAGGAGGCTAGGGCAAGAGTGAGAGGAATTACCTAACGCAAGTGGCATGAGGACACAAGAAAGTTGACACTGACTAGATGCATCTTCTCACCAGTCAGGATTCTCTGGACTGTAGTTTACGGTCTAGAGGATGTATCATAtaaattgattgattgattgatggaGATGTAGATGAGATCCATCGCACCTTTTCACACAGGCCCAGTATAAGGCCTCGAGTTATATGATAGTTGATCCATTTATACGCTCCCaaataaaatggaaaaaaacATAAGGTTGGACGTTATCTGAATCGGTTTGTAGGTTTCTTTTAAATACGAAAATGATCTTCAAATAAAATATCATCAAAGGTACCGAATTGATATGTTACCTGATCTTACATCTATGATGAAGTGGTTGGGACGTCCGGAAGTAATCCGAGCATCCTGAAGTGAATGGATTTGGAAATCTCGGATCACTTCCGGATGCTTCGATTACTTAATCGCGGATAAACGGTTGGGCAACATAACACCTCATCAAAGGTAACATTATCACGAGCCGCTTTGATTTGTTAGTCTAGCCTAAGTGGACTAACATGTCAACGTGTTACAATGAACTTCTTTGGCAAaagtttattttaagtttttaggTGAATTTTATCAACTATTTGTTAATATAGTTAACAGGATAGTGTTACATTGCATGGTAGCTGTCCGCGCTTGCAGCACAGCGTAACTTTTCCCATAGTTAACATATGTTTATTTTACTCGCAGATAGAATGCCTCCATCAACTAGGTCGTTTGACCAGCTCTGTATCGGACCACTCAAGCTTGGAATACGTAACTGGACTAAGATGGTCCTATTTGGATGCCTGCCTTAGATTCAGGAGAGTTTAGTCTATTATAGTAAACGATGGAATTTGTTATCGCAACAGTTCTACATGGTCAATTTATAATCATTTGTGAGGAGATTCATCGAGAAATTGATGCAGAGAATAAATgatttttgataatgacaaagaattttaagttaagtgtTATTGTTGTTCTAACAAATTAAACTGAGTGTATAAGAAAGtactaagtgatcttaggtaaagagaaaatcctagctacggttagataATGAAGTCCTGGTCTGGGGGACTGGACAAAGTCTTGACGGGTCAAAGacattgggtgaaatcctagagtcgaggacgcTAGGTGCAAGTTTTGGGAGTCGcagacaccaggtggaagattgACGGATCGGGGATTTAACGTCCAACATGAAGTCCTGATgtatcggacgctgagcaaaagttcagatgGTTTGGAGGACTAATCTGGCaaaggtaaactcttctgagagAAGTGAATGAGGACGTGTTCTTCGTTGAGGGaacacactacaaaaaaaaatagttttaccgacggaattatccgTCGGCCTTCCGTCGGTATAATAGGTTACCGACAGAATACTGACGGAATTGTAGTTGTCGGCAACCGATTTGTCGGAAAGGTCATTACTGACGAAAGAtcttatttccgtcggtaataatATACCGACGGACCATAATTCCGTGGGAAACATTGCCGGAACAGTGATTTTTGGCTAGGAATGAACTACCGCCGGAAGACTGTTTCCGTCGGCAACATATCGATCTATCGACGGAAAACCGCATTTCCGTCGGTAGATTTTTTCGATATGTACCGACGGATTTAGATTTCCGTcggtaaactaaaaaaaaatttccagGATAGATCTGTTTTGGCAATTTCCATATATACAATTTCCAAATATACAAACCATCACAAATATAATTCATTACAATCAATCCACACAAATATATATAATCCACACAAACATATATAATCCACACATAAATTAAAACATCACATTTACACAATCCACAGTTAAACAACCATAACATTCTAACACTTCATTGATACAACTGCATACAAACATATAATCCACACTTACTAACttacatcatatatatatatatatatatatatatatatatatatatatatatatatatatatatatatatatatatatatatatatatatatatatatatatatatatatatatataacaattatTTTTACACAATCGACACTTAAACAAtcacaatatcatattattagaAACAActataatcatctaaaacaaacTAAACTGAACAAAATATCATAGTGCATATATAAATCCTGTCAAAATGATACATACTATAGTGCAAAGTTACAGAATACATACCATAGTGCAGAGTACGTAAAATAATACAAGAATGAAAGATAATGCTAGAAATCCTGTCAAAAGACAAATATCAAATGATCATgttgatatataaataaatatttttgcatatatgtatatcgaattttatttataataaaatgataCCTGAACACAAAAAGGAGCATATGATCATATGAAGAGCCAGTATGTAAATAGAACCGAACGTGACTCCTAAAACATATATTAATAAAACATTTAGAAATTAAATGATCATATTATAccaaatataaaaatagaataaatatattaccacggtttatatatgataaataaaaaactattaAAGTATAATTGAACATACCTCAGAAAATACTAATCACCACCGGCTGAtggatcttgagtctcctgtgactcagaaCCATGTGATCCCTGGGTGAAATTAGCCACGATCTGGCGCATCTGGGCCATGAGATCATCATTACTCTTGTCACGTTCggctctcctcttctcctcatcaGCTCGCCACTGATCCATATCGGTCATCCTCTCATCCATTGATTTCAATTGAGTGcgcagttcttgattttcacgtCTTAAGGACTGCATCTCACTAGatgaagaggaactagcacgaccGGCCGGATTTCTCagacaatcaaatgcaacttTTGCTTGAGAGCCCAGGCCGTAGAGGGtagagttttttgtccttccaccgacaacatcataataaatttcatttaaagtGTCGGTGGATAGAGACTGTGAATCTCCCCCCTCTACTGATGGCTGAGATGTCTGAGTCACCCTTTCTGTCATTTATTGctgtaaacaaataaataatatcCAATTTAATCAGTATTGCTGACTACTAATTAATatagaaatgaacaaatgtaataaagttaataatcttacatgGAGAGTCTGAGATCAAGAATCAACAaatgatccatccttcttcttatgggtCTTGAGAAAGACCTCCATACATGTGGGCTGTCGGGCAAGCTCACGTTCCTACATACAAAAATTTTTTGGATAAAATTATACAGGTTTGCTAATAaatacataatttgttacaatgTATAACTTTAAATTTTACTCACCAGATCCATGGTATGCTCTACAATAGATTTGGATCCTGACGTATGCCGAGCGGTTCCGGTGCTCGGGCCACTTGGTTCTGTATTTCTATTTGCTTTTGCCTTTTCAGCATTTGCCTGCCATCTTTCTGCAGCCCAGGTGGCCATCCATGCACTCCATATCGCCTCGGAAACATACGCAGGTCTAACGCCCTTCTTTCTCATGTAATACATATGGTCTCTGTATAGTTTGACACAGTATGTATTCCATGTAGATTTAAATTATTCTTCATGCCCATCCTCCCATGTATACATTTTCTGCAATTATAAGTTAAGCATTTAAGTTAAGTGATAACTATATTAAatataataccaaatatattaaatttacttaccacaaattcattatagtaaaatatcttcatctcctggtctacatgcctccatgtagtaccagacgcGCTAACTCGTTCTTTGAATTTTCCCATGATATATGTGGCAACTCGGTGGCTATCTGGAGTGAACCTGCacaaaataatattaagttaagAGAAATCAATTATATATTAACTTGAATTAATATAATGAAAAATACGTACGAGTCCCCGACGACTTTAAGGACCTTGTAGCCACGTGGTGCTACAGGCTGCTGCTCTGCCATAATGATATCTGTAAAACAACATTAGAACACATAATAATAAGGTGATgaaaacatgataataaaattacaatttaatacgaaagcataacttacttgatgattACTAATTATAATACTTAATCATCGTTACCATCTGACTAATCAACTCTGTACAGTTGCTATGTCCTCTTCGCTAGATGAGCTTAGTTCAACTTCATACTCACTATtcgacatctctccatcatcaatctcttcgtaagtgacattaacatctacaagtaattaagaagtagattggagttgtaaatcaactaaatgtctctccacttcatcattctgaaatgcatcatgattttgaggAGTGACTGTGTTCGGCATCTCTATGGTTGAGCGAGACTTGATTCGACAAACAGAtaaccattcactagatcttcttctcttcgtagggtattcaagatagaaaacctgaCTCGCTTGTATCCCAAAAATGAAAGGCTCAAATttgttgaatcttttgtttgcattaacctcaactaaattataatttggatga is from Zingiber officinale cultivar Zhangliang chromosome 7B, Zo_v1.1, whole genome shotgun sequence and encodes:
- the LOC122006572 gene encoding 60S ribosomal protein L10-like, yielding MGRRPARCYRQIKNKPYPKSRYCRGVPDPKIRIYDVGMKKKGVDEFPFCVHLVSWEKENVSSEALEAARIACNKYMTKFAGKDAFHLRVRVHPFHVLRINKMLSCAGADRLQTGMRGAFGKPQGTCARVSIGQVLLSVRCKDNNSQNAQEALRRAKFKFPGRQKIIISGKWGFTKFSRNDYVKWKSQNRIVPDGVNAKLLGCHGPLSKRQPGRAFLQSAFAEAS
- the LOC122006574 gene encoding uncharacterized protein At5g39570-like isoform X1; protein product: MASATDDDDFPEYNPHPYRGGYDIALTYGDPLPPSSAICYPISTSPVSPPSPPPSPPRPSYLGGFPDPHPAGPFPSPDLFRSWPFTDWDNRQAYAVPEGGDGWNGWRRALDYLFGHAEGYGERRIGVDSYGIPIYANKKLHGAESVLVEVPPAPVERVEYHDTRPEDHHHWSSCYSGTAEKHGYGNPVLAYDRHYAEKALHVEIDPNDSVWHQKVNYHEGYQVQSHHRSQFNDSDYVGAFFGSPSIAYNRHHYEQPLHLQVEPIETDWYQKSSYSEAYQESAFPKSEWSSSHNDTQREAGDFFHSSGSTYKRYSWEQPDYVELRPYEPSWSYNQGHYDGNEEETPKWNWYSSVGGQGENFTNSEDTYYYTQQEYYEQAEPIQVEPYKSSWSQYSSYYEAQNEQVSQIDELEGDSPYYPFHKLFDYS
- the LOC122006574 gene encoding uncharacterized protein At5g39570-like isoform X2; the encoded protein is MASATDDDDFPEYNPHPYRGGYDIALTYGDPLPPSSAICYPISTSPVSPPSPPPSPPRPSYLGGFPDPHPAGPFPSPDLFRSWPFTDWDNRQAYAVPEGGDGWNGWRRALDYLFGHAEGYGERRIGVDSYGIPIYANKKLHGAESVLVEVPPAPVERVEYHDTRPEDHHHWSSCYSGTAEKHGYGNPVLAYDRHYAEKALHVEIDPNDSVWHQKVNYHEGYQVQSHHRSQFNDSDYVGAFFGSPSIAYNRHHYEQPLHLQVEPIETDWYQKSSYSEAYQESAFPKSEWSSSHNDTQREAGDFFHSSGSTYKRYSWEQPDYVELRPYEPSWSYNQGHYDGNEEETPKWNWQYSSVGGQGENFTNSEDTYYYTQQEYYEQAEPIQVEPYKSSWSQYSSYYEAQNEQVSQIDELEGDSPYYPFHKLFDYS
- the LOC122006573 gene encoding uncharacterized protein LOC122006573, translating into MASGSVILLLSSSGSFVRGRSCSICPSNEMTRRPKMMISSLRYGKQLQRRRQLRAELPESVWKPGEDHRDEELKVGEEEEEEELMEMEEAAITAGRDDGREPDDYDRRARIFQQSARLVQARKGPPPPREQL